A stretch of Myxococcus virescens DNA encodes these proteins:
- a CDS encoding patatin-like phospholipase family protein gives MASHLTLLAGPDALRLIRERGLRGDDVDVVPGASGGPKWLVLAGLDRALFAGLFQNRSRPLHLIGSSIGSWRLACVAQKDPVLALRRFEAAYIDQRYPPKPTPTQVSETCERILDALLGEDGEAEILGHPWARLHVVTALCRGAVGMEGPQAQLFGLVLCALGNLVSRRTLGLHMERVIFHTAGDTSPFAGLKDLPSTHLPLTRENLRLALLASGSIPLLFSGVRIPGAPAGVFRDGGVVDYHLDLDFGPGTGLVLYPHFYPYVVPGWFDKSLRWRRARPRNFRRALLIAPSPELVARLPGGRIPDRVDFERMKDAERMRAWNQVVSESERMGDELHELMVTGRLAEHVRPL, from the coding sequence ATGGCCTCCCACCTCACGCTCCTGGCCGGGCCGGACGCGCTCCGGCTCATTCGCGAACGAGGCTTGCGCGGCGACGACGTGGACGTCGTCCCCGGTGCCTCCGGCGGTCCGAAGTGGCTGGTGCTGGCGGGACTGGACCGGGCGCTGTTCGCCGGCCTCTTCCAGAACCGCTCGCGCCCCCTCCACCTCATCGGCAGTTCCATTGGAAGCTGGCGGCTCGCCTGCGTGGCCCAGAAGGACCCGGTGCTGGCCTTGCGCCGCTTCGAGGCGGCGTACATCGACCAACGCTATCCGCCCAAGCCCACGCCCACCCAGGTGAGCGAGACCTGCGAGCGCATCCTGGATGCGCTGCTGGGCGAGGACGGTGAAGCGGAGATTCTGGGCCACCCCTGGGCACGGCTGCATGTCGTCACCGCGCTGTGCCGGGGGGCGGTGGGAATGGAAGGCCCACAGGCGCAGCTCTTCGGACTCGTGCTCTGCGCCCTGGGCAACCTGGTCAGCCGACGGACGCTGGGGCTCCACATGGAGCGCGTCATCTTCCACACGGCCGGGGACACCAGCCCCTTCGCCGGGCTCAAGGACCTGCCCTCCACCCACCTGCCACTGACACGGGAGAATCTGCGGCTGGCGCTGCTGGCGTCAGGCTCCATCCCCCTGCTCTTCAGCGGCGTGCGTATTCCCGGCGCGCCCGCGGGCGTGTTTCGCGACGGCGGCGTGGTCGATTACCACCTGGACCTGGACTTCGGCCCGGGCACGGGCCTGGTGCTGTACCCGCACTTCTACCCGTACGTGGTGCCGGGCTGGTTCGACAAGTCGCTGCGGTGGCGGCGGGCACGGCCCCGGAACTTCCGCAGGGCGCTGCTCATCGCTCCGTCTCCGGAGCTGGTGGCCCGCCTTCCTGGCGGCCGGATCCCGGACCGGGTCGACTTCGAACGGATGAAGGACGCCGAGCGCATGCGCGCCTGGAACCAGGTGGTCTCCGAGAGCGAGCGCATGGGCGACGAGTTGCACGAGCTGATGGTCACCGGACGCCTCGCGGAGCACGTGCGGCCCCTCTGA